The following are from one region of the Alkalimarinus sediminis genome:
- a CDS encoding formylglycine-generating enzyme family protein has product MIMPTRNHLLSSILALSGLLSACQSPSDDAPTLESDIKRVIQQTLDNMVFVEGGSFIMGDFGKLERNSDGSQFLAHWSSDKDDDFLHRVTLDSFSINKYEVTWEEFDTFSRATNRQLYEDGLWFHKPQIPAFMPNWNEAKAYCDWLAKQTGLAFDMPTEAQWEYAARSRGLNVPFATNDGMIDRNGSNISGWNDDPKHAMVGDYYPPNPLGLHHMSGNVSEYVKDWYAEDYYQHSPELNPQGPITGVKKVIRGGSYDSSSRFNLVVNRDSVEPDKADYVGLRCVVNNPTPIHR; this is encoded by the coding sequence ATGATCATGCCAACACGCAACCATTTACTATCGTCCATTTTAGCTCTATCCGGGCTGCTCTCTGCCTGTCAGTCACCCTCTGACGATGCACCAACCTTAGAGTCAGATATTAAACGGGTAATCCAACAAACACTTGATAATATGGTCTTTGTCGAAGGCGGCAGTTTTATCATGGGGGACTTCGGTAAGCTAGAGCGTAACAGTGATGGTAGCCAATTCTTAGCCCACTGGAGCTCTGACAAAGACGATGACTTTCTGCATAGGGTGACCCTTGATAGTTTCTCGATCAACAAATATGAGGTCACTTGGGAGGAGTTTGATACCTTTAGCCGAGCGACTAATCGGCAACTATATGAAGACGGTTTATGGTTCCACAAACCACAAATACCTGCGTTTATGCCTAATTGGAATGAAGCCAAAGCCTATTGTGATTGGTTGGCCAAGCAAACTGGTTTGGCCTTTGATATGCCGACCGAGGCGCAGTGGGAGTATGCCGCTCGTAGTAGAGGGCTAAATGTACCCTTTGCGACGAACGATGGCATGATTGATAGAAATGGCTCTAATATCAGCGGCTGGAATGATGACCCTAAACATGCGATGGTTGGTGATTACTATCCGCCTAACCCGCTTGGGCTACACCATATGTCAGGCAACGTTAGCGAATATGTTAAGGATTGGTACGCTGAAGACTATTACCAACACTCACCTGAGCTAAACCCTCAAGGCCCTATAACTGGCGTTAAAAAGGTCATTCGCGGCGGGAGCTATGATTCCTCAAGTCGATTTAATTTAGTGGTTAACCGGGACTCTGTCGAACCCGATAAAGCCGACTATGTCGGCTTACGGTGTGTTGTCAACAATCCAACACCTATCCATCGATAA
- a CDS encoding formylglycine-generating enzyme family protein: MPKRYHLLLSILVLSGLISACQSPSDDTPTLESDIERVTQQTLDNIVFVEGGSFIMGDFGKLERNSDGSQFLAHWSSDKDDDFLHRVTLDSFSINKYEVTWEEFDTFSRATNRPIFKEGKRFHRPNIPAYMPNWYEAKAFCDWLAKQSGLAFDMPTEAQWEYAARSRGLNVPFGTNDGMIDRNGSNISGFYDLEVDPVAGDYYPANPLGLHHMSGNVAEYVKDWYAEDYYQHSPELNPQGPTTGVKKVIRGGSNASSSRFNLVINRDSVEPDKADYVGLRCVVNNPTPIHR, from the coding sequence ATGCCAAAACGCTACCATCTTCTATTGTCTATTTTAGTTCTATCAGGGCTGATTTCTGCCTGTCAGTCACCCTCTGATGATACCCCAACCTTAGAGTCAGATATTGAACGGGTAACCCAACAAACCCTTGATAATATCGTCTTTGTCGAAGGCGGCAGTTTTATCATGGGGGACTTCGGTAAGCTAGAGCGCAACAGTGATGGTAGCCAATTCTTAGCCCACTGGAGCTCTGACAAAGACGATGATTTTCTGCATAGAGTGACCCTTGATAGTTTTTCAATCAATAAATATGAAGTCACCTGGGAAGAATTTGATACGTTTAGTCGAGCGACTAATCGACCTATTTTTAAGGAAGGTAAGCGCTTCCACCGGCCTAATATCCCCGCTTATATGCCCAATTGGTATGAGGCTAAAGCCTTTTGCGACTGGTTGGCCAAGCAGAGTGGCTTGGCCTTTGATATGCCCACCGAAGCGCAGTGGGAATATGCGGCTCGAAGTCGGGGGCTGAATGTACCGTTTGGCACGAATGATGGAATGATTGACCGCAATGGCTCTAATATTAGCGGATTTTATGATTTGGAGGTCGACCCTGTTGCAGGTGATTATTACCCAGCGAACCCATTAGGGCTTCACCATATGTCTGGCAATGTTGCTGAGTATGTAAAAGATTGGTACGCAGAAGACTACTATCAACACTCGCCTGAACTAAACCCACAAGGCCCTACAACTGGTGTTAAAAAAGTCATTCGCGGAGGGAGTAATGCCTCTTCAAGCCGGTTTAATTTGGTGATTAATCGAGACTCTGTCGAACCCGATAAAGCCGACTATGTCGGCTTACGGTGTGTAGTCAACAATCCAACACCTATCCATCGATAA